Proteins found in one Bicyclus anynana chromosome 26, ilBicAnyn1.1, whole genome shotgun sequence genomic segment:
- the LOC128198034 gene encoding uncharacterized protein LOC128198034 — translation MNGNAVRVLAIYFLWKKRQQKRRRTVGVDPYNATRLLRGKHVTSFSDLRENSYKFYKYFRLSTSSFDELLCKLEFSLRRSSIRRIPIAPVEKLAITLRFLATGSTFSDLSITYRMGITTVAKIVDEVCSTIWEKLRHECLPEPTTEMWQRISEEFQLYANFPNCCGAIDGKHIRIVNPAGGGSMFYNYKHFYSIVLLAMCDANYCFTYINIGSCGKNSDSTIFQESSLFQKLQNNSLRLPGVKHLPGTNITVPHIIVGDGAFGISNHVMRPYVRSNMTHKKKIFNYRLSRARRYIESTFGIMSNKFRVFHTTMSVSFPIAKKIVQACCILHNFIRVRDGYNVNHTLTITGLTDLINDPDHRSGNTLRDIFANYFVSPTGSVSWQDRSVF, via the exons ATGAACGGCAATGCGGTTAGAGTACTGGCTATTTACTTTTTATGGAAAAAAAGGCAACAAAAACGTCGAAGAACAGTAGGTGTTGATCCTTATAACGCTACAAGGTTACTGAGAGGCAAACACGTAACATCTTTCTCTGATTTACGAGAAAatagttataaattttataaatattttcgcCTATCAACCAGCAGTTTCGACGAATTACTGTGCAAGTTAGAGTTTTCTTTACGAAGATCCAGCATACGTCGCATCCCCATAGCTCCAGTGGAAAAATTGGCGATTACTCTAAG GTTTTTGGCAACGGGCAGTACTTTCTCCGATTTATCTATCACATACAGAATGGGAATCACTACTGTAGCTAAGATAGTAGATGAAGTTTGTTCGACTATATGGGAAAAACTGCGTCATGAATGTCTACCTGAACCAACTACAGAAATGTGGCAGCGCATAAGTGAAgaatttcagttatatgcaaattttccaaattgttgCGGGGCGATAGATGGTAAACACATACGTATAGTAAATCCTGCAGGTGGAGGCtcaatgttttataattataaacatttctATTCTATCGTCCTTTTGGCAATGTGCGATGCGAACTATTGTTTCACATATATTAACATAGGTTCTTGCGGGAAAAACTCAGACTCTACAATATTTCAAGAGAGTTCACTATTTCAAAAGTTACAGAACAATAGTTTGAGGTTGCCAGGTGTAAAGCATCTGCCGGGCACTAATATAACAGTACCACACATAATAGTTGGTGATGGTGCATTTGGTATATCCAACCATGTGATGAGACCTTATGTGCGATCCAACATGActcataaaaagaaaatatttaattaccgcTTAAGTCGTGCTAGACGGTACATAGAGTCGACGTTTGGAATAATGTCCAACAAATTCAGAGTATTCCATACTACTATGAGTGTCAGTTTTCCTATTGCAAAAAAGATAGTTCAAGCCTGTTGCATATTGCATAATTTTATTAGAGTACGGGATGGCTACAACGTTAATCACACATTAACTATAACGGGATTGACTGATCTAATTAACGACCCAGATCATAGATCAGGAAACACATTACGCGATATATTCGCTAATTACTTCGTATCACCCACTGGTAGCGTGTCATGGCAAGATAGATCTGTGTTCTGA
- the LOC112051119 gene encoding zinc finger protein 91: MDFDNISNWITKPNVCRCCLSGNGTWDLTTAYITDTGLKQVFADLLQHCFGISLSFIDEKAASHLVCDVCVAQLRNVSSFHTQVVKCNEQFSHYWISRNDDFQKVADHLDDTGSKQCAQDNFFDDIDNLSSPQSKSSQYLLKPRYNLKQKSSKQKKSASNEYDSDTPVARWKNTVLEECVNKVPQDRENRLKVCANKVEISIKDQTGKHKKNIKQISERKRIILTCSIVLLETTACPFRHHKSWFRCFFCTDNFMEINLLKNHYSKSHTDFEAEIKKIKRYPRSLQIEISNLECRHCCTLLTDVDKMAEHFVQEHNKVMYKECIADYKVDSSPYKCHLCDKEFHVFRTLTTHLNVHYANCICDVCGKSFINSKRLIVHRKTHENGAYPCTACGKVLKTKTSQSNHMESHSKRVVKCQICFKPMKHYNDRIKHMSLVHDITHKFKCPFCDRVYNIKHYLATHIRQTHGNKNKKCKVCNMAFITNHSLKKHMSKHTGERPFTCTICSKSYARSYTLREHMKAHENDK, from the exons atggattttgataatatttcaaATTGGATTACGAAGCCAAACGTTTGCCGATGCTGTTTGTCGGGTAACGGGACGTGGGACTTGACTACAGCTTATATAACAGACACTGGTTTAAAGCAGGTTTTCGCCGATTTACTTCAGCATTGTTTTGGAATTTCT TTATCATTCATAGATGAGAAGGCAGCCAGTCATCTGGTCTGTGACGTGTGTGTCGCACAACTTCGTAATGTCTCAAGTTTCCACACTCAAGTCGTTAAGTGCAATGAACAGTTCTCACACTATTGGATTTCTAGAAATG ATGATTTTCAAAAAGTGGCGGATCACTTAGATGACACTGGTTCAAAACAATGTGCtcaagataatttttttgacg ATATAGATAACTTATCCAGCCCACAATCTAAATCTAGTCAGTATCTACTTAAACCCAGATATAATTTAAAGCAAAAGTCGTCAAAACAGAAGAAAAGTGCCAGTAATGAATATGATTCAGATACACCTGTAGCAAGATGGAAGAATACTGTACTTGAAGAGTGTGTTAACAAAGTTCCACAGGATAGGGAAAATAGGCTTAAAGTGTGTGCCAATAAAGTTGAAATTAGTATAAAAG ATCAAactggaaaacataaaaagaatatCAAACAAATATCCGAACGGAAACGAATAATATTAACATGCAGTATTGTACTGCTAGAAACGACCGCTTGCCCTTTTCGCCATCACAAGAGCTGGTTCCGATGTTTTTTCTGTACAGACAACTTcatggaaataaatttattaaaaaatcattattcgAAATCCCACACGGACTTTGaagcggaaataaaaaaaataaaacgttacCCGCGTTCGCTGCAAATAGAAATTTCGAATTTGGAATGCCGCCATTGTTGTACACTTTTGACAGATGTCGACAAGATGGCGGAGCATTTCGTTCAGGAACACAACAAAGTGATGTACAAAGAGTGTATAGCCGATTACAAAGTCGATTCGAGTCCTTACAAATGTCATTTATGCGATAAAGAGTTTCACGTATTCAGAACGTTGACCACACATTTGAATGTGCATTATGCGAATTGTATATGCGATGTTTGTGGGAAATCGTTTATAAATTCCAAACGTTTGATAGTCCATAGAAAAACGCACGAAAATGGCGCATATCCGTGTACAGCTTGCGGGAAAGTCCTAAAAACTAAGACATCCCAATCGAATCATATGGAGAGCCATTCAAAACGCgttgtaaaatgtcaaatatGTTTCAAACCTATGAAACATTACAATGATCGTATAAAACACATGTCTCTAGTACACGATATCACGCATAAATTCAAATGCCCGTTTTGCGATAGGGTCTACAATATTAAACATTATCTAGCGACGCATATAAGACAGACTcatggtaataaaaataaaaagtgtaaaGTTTGCAATATGGCCTTCATAACCAATCACAGTTTGAAGAAACATATGTCAAAGCACACGGGTGAAAGGCCTTTCACTTGTACTATATGTTCTAAATCGTACGCTAGGAGTTATACTTTAAGGGAACATATGAAGGCACATGAAAACGATAAATAG
- the LOC112051133 gene encoding uncharacterized protein LOC112051133, whose protein sequence is MRNVEIKARVNDFDAICKIAEELSGGSPKLIPQDDTFYKVNNGRLKMRVYADESATLVRYDRDDEQGPKLCDYDLLEFSVNERDKSKELDDILKKCMGIRGRVVKERRLYMVGQTRIHIDKVQDLGNFMELEVVLRPEQSLEEGQEIARDLQNKLGVENKDLIQCAYVDLLDNK, encoded by the exons atgcGCAACGTTGAAATAAAAGCCAGAGTGAATGATTTTGACGCAATATGCAAGATTGCCGAAGAGTTAAGCGGTGGAAGTCCGAAGTTAATTCCACAGGACGATACGTTTTACAAAGTGAACAACGGCAGACTAAAGATGAGGGTGTACGCTGACGAATCTGCGACCCTCGTAAG ATATGATCGTGATGATGAGCAAGGTCCAAAGCTGTGTGATTACGATCTTCTGGAGTTTTCTGTCAACGAACGAGACAAGTCAAAGGAGTTGGACGATATACTTAAAAAGTGTATGGGCATACGTGGAAGAGTTGTGAAAGAGAG AAGACTGTACATGGTCGGCCAAACTCGCATACACATAGACAAAGTGCAAGACCTCGGTAACTTCATGGAGTTGGAAGTAGTGCTCCGACCTGAGCAGAGCTTAGAAGAAGGACAAGAAATAGCACGAGATCTCCAGAACAAACTTGGTGTAGAGAACAAAGACTTGATACAGTGTGCCTATGTTGATTTGTtggataataaataa